TATAAAATCCATTTACATAAAATTCTACATGCTCATTTTTAAATTCTAAAGCTAAATCAGATTGAAAATTTTGTTCGGTATCCAAATCAGGATTTCCAATTTCATATCGGTTTGTGCCTTCATGCGCACCATCAGATGTTAATTCGGCTAAGTTAGGCGCTCTAAATCCCGATGCTAAATTTAACCGCGCAGTTATATTATTAGCAATATTTGTTTTAAAGCCTAAGGCGCCATTAAAACTATTAAAATCCTTATTCAAATTCGTAGCTGTATCAATATTACGATTATCAAAACGAGCACCTAGTTGTACATCTATGTTTTCAAAATGAATATGAGATGTTGCCAAAACACCTATATCGTTTGTTGTAGCATCTGGTATTAACTCTTCTTCTCCGTAATTGGTGTTTGTTTGATTCATACCTTGAACACCAACAATAGTCTCAAACTTTCCTAGTTTTGGTAAGGTGTATTTAACATCGTAATTAGCTGTTTTTAACTTCATGTGAAGTGCGGCTTCCAGATTTTCTTCATCCTCATGTTCTTCATTCTCATGATCTTCATCTTCATGATGATGTTCTTCAAACTCTTTTCTGTCATTATAAATATACCCTAAATTGAAATCTAGTTTAGAGTTATCAAAAAACAGGGTTGATTTTAAACTAAATATATGGTTCGTAATATTTTGATAAGGAAATAATGGCGTTCTATTAGTTGATTGTTCACCAATTTCTTCGGGAATTCCTAATTTAGAATTGTTAACGTTATAACGAAAATCTGTTTTAAAAGTGTTTTTTTGATAGCCAACACCAGCTTTAAAATCTTGTTCTCTAAAACGGGTGTTTGTAACTTTGTAATTTTTAGTTTTATAATCTGAGTGTTCGGCAAGATTTCCTCTAAATAAAAATTTAAAATGATTGTTAGACGATTTAAAACCTGCATTAGTACTATAACCTTGTGTATTGCTAAAATAATTACCGCTAAAATCTCCTGTAGCACTATTATTTTTTGCAAATTTTTCGGGGTTTAAATATAGCACACCTCCAAGAGCGTCGCTACCGTAAAGTAGCGATGCAGGACCTTTAATAACTTCGACACTTTCTACACCGCTGCTGTTAAGTCCTAAACCATGTTCGCCTCCAAATTGCTGGTTTTCTAAACGAACGCCTTGTGTGTATACTAAAACTCTGTTAGAAGATAGGCCTCTTATAACAGGTTTGCCTATACTCAAGCCAGTTGTTACGCTTTCAACTCCTGCAATATTTGTAATACCCTCTGATAAGTTAAGAGCTCCTTTAGCATTTAAATCTTTTACTGAAACCTGCTCAACCTTCATCACATTTTCACTCTGAAGCTTATGAAAAGGCGTCGATATTATAATGCCTTCCATTTCTATAGCAGAAGGTTCTAAACGGATTGAAAGGTTTTCAGAATTCGGGATAGTCACATTTATAGATTTAGTTTTATAACCAATAAATGATACTAGCATATTGTAATTTCCAGACGGTAAATTATCAATTAAAAAATCACCGTTTTCATTTGTTGAGGTACCCTTTTCAAGTCCTGTAAAATAAATGTTTACAAAGGCTAAGCCTTCACCTGTATTAGTATCAATAATGTTTCCTTTTATTGAATTTTGTGCATATAAGTTTGTTATTGCTAGTAGTAGCAATATATTTAATAATCGCATATTTTTTGTTTTGTAATTTAATAATGATTCAAGCTGAATTCCATTTCAGCATATTTTCAGTTTATTAAATTAAGTACGGAGGTCCGCGAAGTGAAGTTTGTAAACGCTGATACTCACTTAAAAATTGGTATTGCGAAGCTATTTTTAGAGGTACTTCTTTAGGAGAAAATAAGCTGAAATTAAAAAAAGTAATCGCATAACTATTACTTAATTTGAATTTGTGTAAATCACAATCAATATTTAATTCATGTAAATGTGTCGATTTTTCACCTAAACAAATATCATGCTCATGATGAGCAAAAATATGTGCAAACTTCAGTACAGTGGGAACTAATAAAATAGCAACCAAGCTTAAGGATACTATTTTGAATACGATATGTTCCTTTAAAGTTTGCATTAATAATTAATCAACAAAGCGTTTTAAACCTATTCTTCTAAGCATTTTCTTTTCAAAATTCCAGAAAAATTTGTGTTGCCCAAATAGCCAACCAAAGCATACAAGCATAATTTGGTACATTATAAATAATAAAATAATGCGGGTAACCCAATAACCAAGCGTAGTAAAACTTTCAGGAGAGATGTTCAAATAATTTAAAATAGGTTTTCCTATATAAGAAGCAGTAGATCCTGTAATAGCAAATACTATAAAAACAATAATGATTTGCCAGTTATGTTCAATGCCCCATCGTGCTTTTAGTTTTTCCACAACATTAATTTTATTGTGCAAAAGTAGCTAAAAGACTTTTAAATTCTAGGAACAAAAGGACCTAATCTTTGCTTGTAGGTTAATTGAAAATAGATAAAGTAATTATAGAGTTTATAATTAACTTCATAACCATAATCAATGCCTTGTTGGTAATCAATTTGCATTTCGTACAAATTAGGGTTGAATCTTTGAGGTTGTAGTACTCTGTTATTCCACTCTAACACATATTGGTAATTTCTGTTTTCTAAAAATTGTTGCGAATAAAAGCCTTCAGGTTTTGCGTTGCTAATTAACCATGAATTAAACCCAGGTTCTATAATGATTATTTGATATTCTAGTTCTTCATTAGCAATGGTAACGGTGTCGTTATTAATTGCAGTAAGCTCTTTTTCTGATTTCTGTTTATTTGAGGTTATAGGTTTTGAAGTGTTGCAACCAATAATAAAACCGCAAATAATTAATATGTATATATAATTTTTCATGTATTTAGATTTATTGTTTTTTTAATTGTAGCATATAACTTTTATTTAATCATTCTTATGTGTAATTAAATTTATAGTTATGGAGGTTTCATTTATAATAATTTTAATTCAAAACTATTTGAAAAGCTATTAATTAAAAAACATAAATGAGTTAACCGTTCTTATCATTGAGTAAACTCCCTTTTTTTTAATCTTTATTCTATTATTAAAAATACAAAAAATCATTGCTTAAATGCTTGTTTTAAAAGTTTTTAACATAAAAAAAGAGCCAAACATTTGTGTTTGACTCTTTTCTTTTTTTATAGGAATTAAGTTTTTATTTTCCTCCAAATAAGCCTCCTAGTAAACCACCCAGTCCACCTTTCTTTTTGTTACCCCCTAAAACCATTCCTGCTACATCATCAATAACGCTACCATCACCATCGGCATCTAGAATAGATTCTAAGAAACTTTGTTCTTGTTGCGGTGAGTTTCCCGTAAGTAAACCGCCTAATAAGCTTTCAATTCCATTAGAACTGCTTACATTTTGTTGTTTTGCTTGTTTTCCTAAAACACCCATTAATATTGGTGCTGCTACTTTAAGAATTTGAGCTACCGAACCAGCATCCATTCCTGCTTTTGCTCCTAGGAAATTTTCAACATGTTGTTGCTTTCCACCTAAAACATGATCTAATATTTTACTTCCATCTTCTAAAACATTAGAGTCTACGCCACCACCAAATAAACCACTAAGGTTGTCTAGAATACCTCCGTCATGTTTGCCGCTAATAGCACCCAATAGTCCTTCTGCGCCTTGTGGTGTAGCTGCATTACGTTTCATAGCTTGCATTAAAACTGGTAATGCCATGGTTAACACATCTTGTGTTTTGTTTTGTGGTTGATTGGTTTGACCAGCTACACCGCTAATAATGGTTTTTCCTAGATCACTGTTTAATAAGTCTAATATTCCTGACATAATTTCTATATATTATTTATTTAAAAATGGGTAATCAATGTACAAAAAAAAGTCCTATACATAATGTATAGGACTCAAATATAACCTTTAGGTCACATTATGTTTTAATTATCCAAGAATACTAATTATTTGAGCTGCTAACTCTGTACCAATTCTATCTTGTGCTTCATTTG
The nucleotide sequence above comes from Flavobacteriaceae bacterium HL-DH10. Encoded proteins:
- a CDS encoding DUF937 domain-containing protein, whose translation is MSGILDLLNSDLGKTIISGVAGQTNQPQNKTQDVLTMALPVLMQAMKRNAATPQGAEGLLGAISGKHDGGILDNLSGLFGGGVDSNVLEDGSKILDHVLGGKQQHVENFLGAKAGMDAGSVAQILKVAAPILMGVLGKQAKQQNVSSSNGIESLLGGLLTGNSPQQEQSFLESILDADGDGSVIDDVAGMVLGGNKKKGGLGGLLGGLFGGK
- a CDS encoding TonB-dependent receptor — encoded protein: MRLLNILLLLAITNLYAQNSIKGNIIDTNTGEGLAFVNIYFTGLEKGTSTNENGDFLIDNLPSGNYNMLVSFIGYKTKSINVTIPNSENLSIRLEPSAIEMEGIIISTPFHKLQSENVMKVEQVSVKDLNAKGALNLSEGITNIAGVESVTTGLSIGKPVIRGLSSNRVLVYTQGVRLENQQFGGEHGLGLNSSGVESVEVIKGPASLLYGSDALGGVLYLNPEKFAKNNSATGDFSGNYFSNTQGYSTNAGFKSSNNHFKFLFRGNLAEHSDYKTKNYKVTNTRFREQDFKAGVGYQKNTFKTDFRYNVNNSKLGIPEEIGEQSTNRTPLFPYQNITNHIFSLKSTLFFDNSKLDFNLGYIYNDRKEFEEHHHEDEDHENEEHEDEENLEAALHMKLKTANYDVKYTLPKLGKFETIVGVQGMNQTNTNYGEEELIPDATTNDIGVLATSHIHFENIDVQLGARFDNRNIDTATNLNKDFNSFNGALGFKTNIANNITARLNLASGFRAPNLAELTSDGAHEGTNRYEIGNPDLDTEQNFQSDLALEFKNEHVEFYVNGFYNSINNYIFLSPNGNTINGNPIYNYLQNDANLYGGEIGLHIHPHPIDWLHIESSFETVTGKQDNDTYLPLIPANSLSNTLRVEFKRSWIHSGYAFIKLKSTFKQNNASLFETATNGYNLLSAGLGGNFKIFKKEATVTVSGTNLTDKTYINHLSRLKPDGINNMGRNINIGIKYQL
- a CDS encoding DUF6146 family protein: MKNYIYILIICGFIIGCNTSKPITSNKQKSEKELTAINNDTVTIANEELEYQIIIIEPGFNSWLISNAKPEGFYSQQFLENRNYQYVLEWNNRVLQPQRFNPNLYEMQIDYQQGIDYGYEVNYKLYNYFIYFQLTYKQRLGPFVPRI
- a CDS encoding diacylglyceryl transferase, which produces MEKLKARWGIEHNWQIIIVFIVFAITGSTASYIGKPILNYLNISPESFTTLGYWVTRIILLFIMYQIMLVCFGWLFGQHKFFWNFEKKMLRRIGLKRFVD